aattatttgttttaatatctTTTCTTCTTACCTTGATGATTCATGTAACACTGGTTTTGTTTGTATAGAGGGGTTCCCACTGATGTTCCGGAATCGAGATTGTGGAATATATAACATTTGCAGATCAAATGCCATCTCTAAGAATGAAGGCCAAGTCAAGCACGGGTTCTTtaagagaaaaaaatggtctccgTGTGTGTCAGAAGTCTAGCGTGATTTGTAAAAGACCATGCTGTCATGTCAGAGTTTCCCAACAAGGAGCTGAATTCAGTTCATGCATTCAAAACTCTCATGATGGTAATAAGCTACTTTGAACAAGATTGATATTTGTCTAATACTCTATGTTAATTGTTACTGTTATATATATGCATTGAAGTGTTATTATCTAGTTTATTAAGTGCACACATCAACTAGATAATAGGAAATTAGAATATACTTTCTTGTATGTATGCCTTTGCATGTATTCCCTGCCTTTAACCCTATTAGTTCATTCTCTACGTGGTGCTTCCTAGCATAAGAATCTATTGGTTCTTCACTCAATTCATTTGTTTACTtatatgcatgcatgcatgatAGGCTTTCTTTAACTTGTCCTTTCCTTTAAAAAAGGAAGATAAATTATGTTTGATATTTTGGCTTTTAATGTGCTTGCTGACTGTTGATAGATTCATCGAATGTAGACGTGGCCCCTCAAGGTTTTGAAACTGATGGGGCTGATGTTCAGCAACTAATTTTGGATGAAGAAAATTCTGAGCTTCAAAAACAGCTCTCAGTTTTTGTCGATTCTACAACAGTGGGGAGAATGGCaagttttttgtttcttttaggaCCTTACTTTGTGAATTTAGCTGTTAACTTCCTTTTTTGCTCTGCATTTTGAAGATATGGCGGAGGTGACTGGCTTCCAACTTACTTTGCATTCGCTTTAATGATGGTTTATTAATTTGCAGGAAACTGCCCACGGCTGTGCCTCAAACTTAGAGACAATATTCTCTCCTTTTCTGGAGTCAATCCAAATAAACAATCAACCTAATATTAACAATAATGCAGGTGATTTTTTGTTTGAGCTGATAAAATACTTTATAGTGCATGAATTCATTTCCCATTCTCCACTTCATCAGGCTATATACTTATATGAACTTTGTTGTTTAGAAGTTTTGTGTATTTGATAAACTGCCTTGCCTTCTTACCCAAGGCTGGCACCTTAgtgtttttatgtttttcttaTATGATTGTCTTTCTAATGCTAGTCTTTCACATGTTGGATGGAGGTTGTGGGATTCCAAATGACTGAGTTGTTGGTACCTTTTCATGTTGTGGAAGTTGCGATGTTCGGTTAAGATAGTTATTTGATGCAGTTATCTCTTTTTCAATTGTGATAGGGAATAGTGACGGCCCTGAAGTGTCAGCACTAGGCACTGATGATAGTGATGATAACAAAAGCTCATTTGGCAGTCAGACATGTAACATATCAGATTTCTTTATATCTGACATGATAATTGCAAGCATACCTTTTGATGGAAATGCTGTTGATGATAACATCTCTGGAATCGATGCATTTCCTGATTTCAAGTGTTCTGAGCCAAGCATGTTGTTTGACGTGGCTGAGCAATACATGATATTACCTTTCCTCGAGGACACTGTCAAAACCaatgaaataaattatgttaACTTGCATGAGGAAGCCGTGATGGCTCAAGATAATACTGGTATACACCTAGCAATTGGTCAGATGAGATCATGCGCAGAGGACTCTGATGTTAACTCTGACTCTGATAAAGCAGATGACTTTGACCCACAATCGTTTATAAAAAGTTTACCAGAACTATCTGATGTAGTTTCAAGTTTCCGGCCTGCTGCAACTGCCATGGAAGCTCGGAGAAGGAATCCCATAACTCTTGTGCTTGATTTGGATGGTAAGACATACATGGTTTGTATGCTATCTACCATGCGTTTTTTGTTTTTGGGAATAATCAATTATTCATTTAGCACTTCCCGGTACTGCTGCCTGTACATTTCTTTCAAATGTCTAATTTTGTGCTTTCTTAAATGGAGTTTGAACATGCTGTTT
The Gossypium arboreum isolate Shixiya-1 chromosome 10, ASM2569848v2, whole genome shotgun sequence genome window above contains:
- the LOC108489382 gene encoding uncharacterized protein LOC108489382 isoform X2, with protein sequence MPSLRMKAKSSTGSLREKNGLRVCQKSSVICKRPCCHVRVSQQGAEFSSCIQNSHDDVAPQGFETDGADVQQLILDEENSELQKQLSVFVDSTTVGRMETAHGCASNLETIFSPFLESIQINNQPNINNNAGNSDGPEVSALGTDDSDDNKSSFGSQTCNISDFFISDMIIASIPFDGNAVDDNISGIDAFPDFKCSEPSMLFDVAEQYMILPFLEDTVKTNEINYVNLHEEAVMAQDNTGIHLAIGQMRSCAEDSDVNSDSDKADDFDPQSFIKSLPELSDVVSSFRPAATAMEARRRNPITLVLDLDETLVHSTLEPCDDADFTFTVFFNMKEHTVFVKQRPHLHKFLEKVAEMFEVVIFTASQSIYAEQLLDILDPDRKLISRRVYRESCIFSDGSYTKDLTVLGVDLAKVAIIDNSPQVYRLQVNNGIPIKSWFDDPSDCALISLLPFLETLVDIDDVRPVIAKKFGRLMN
- the LOC108489382 gene encoding uncharacterized protein LOC108489382 isoform X3, yielding MSEFPNKELNSVHAFKTLMMETAHGCASNLETIFSPFLESIQINNQPNINNNAGNSDGPEVSALGTDDSDDNKSSFGSQTCNISDFFISDMIIASIPFDGNAVDDNISGIDAFPDFKCSEPSMLFDVAEQYMILPFLEDTVKTNEINYVNLHEEAVMAQDNTGIHLAIGQMRSCAEDSDVNSDSDKADDFDPQSFIKSLPELSDVVSSFRPAATAMEARRRNPITLVLDLDETLVHSTLEPCDDADFTFTVFFNMKEHTVFVKQRPHLHKFLEKVAEMFEVVIFTASQSIYAEQLLDILDPDRKLISRRVYRESCIFSDGSYTKDLTVLGVDLAKVAIIDNSPQVYRLQVNNGIPIKSWFDDPSDCALISLLPFLETLVDIDDVRPVIAKKFGRLMN
- the LOC108489382 gene encoding uncharacterized protein LOC108489382 isoform X1; its protein translation is MPSLRMKAKSSTGSLREKNGLRVCQKSSVICKRPCCHVRVSQQGAEFSSCIQNSHDDSSNVDVAPQGFETDGADVQQLILDEENSELQKQLSVFVDSTTVGRMETAHGCASNLETIFSPFLESIQINNQPNINNNAGNSDGPEVSALGTDDSDDNKSSFGSQTCNISDFFISDMIIASIPFDGNAVDDNISGIDAFPDFKCSEPSMLFDVAEQYMILPFLEDTVKTNEINYVNLHEEAVMAQDNTGIHLAIGQMRSCAEDSDVNSDSDKADDFDPQSFIKSLPELSDVVSSFRPAATAMEARRRNPITLVLDLDETLVHSTLEPCDDADFTFTVFFNMKEHTVFVKQRPHLHKFLEKVAEMFEVVIFTASQSIYAEQLLDILDPDRKLISRRVYRESCIFSDGSYTKDLTVLGVDLAKVAIIDNSPQVYRLQVNNGIPIKSWFDDPSDCALISLLPFLETLVDIDDVRPVIAKKFGRLMN